Below is a window of Quercus robur chromosome 6, dhQueRobu3.1, whole genome shotgun sequence DNA.
ataattaatttttatgagaaTAGTATTAATTTTATTAGGTCATCATGACATAGGTCATGGCTCGGTGGTCTAGTGGGTTTTCCCTAACGCACTAGCAATTCGTTGTTGCTATTTGTACGTACCCCAATATTGCATGCACAATGAGAATCTTAATTCGGGAGCAGTCAAGGTGCCTATTCTGATAACGCTCAAGTGGAAAAACCTAACTAGTTagcatgattttaaaaattggtaCGGTCAAAAAccgatttatttatttatttcagttatcagatttttttttttttttgattttttaaaaaatttgacccATTTTATACTGGTTTTAAGGTTTTTATTGGACCAAATTGGTATATGATTTCCATTAAATCGGTTCAATTGGTCAATCCGGACTAATCTTTAAAACTATGTTAGCTAGTTGCCCTCCCTAACCATttattttctaccaaaaaaaatattaatttaattttttttttttttttgaaagcaatattaatttaattataactTAGCTTTTGTAAGGAGTAAATTAGTTGTGCTGTTTCTTTTCAATAAATCTtgatttttcatcaaaaaaaaaaaaaaaaaaaaaatcgttggAAACATCACtcaatatatataatcttaTATAAAGAAATGTTTAGATTATAGTATTATACAAGAGAAGAGGGAATTGTGCACGTGGTAATCTTGATTGGAGTAATGAGGAGGTCGTTTGTTCAATTTGGCAGCACAAGAGCGAATGGATTCGGTACTACACCGACACCCAACCTGGTACAGGCGACAGAGATATAAAAAACAATGTGTCTTCCTTACCAGTGTCCTTaaaacaattattaataaactattttagtaaAGTTTTAACACAACTATTATcggaaataaaattattaaatactttgaaaatatcataaatatatacttcaaaaaatcgtcaaaaaaattaattaccttatcatttatctaaaaataattaCTAAACCAATTACCAGGATATCATTAacatttcccaaaaaaaaaattattttgccaaATTGGTCCATATCTAGTTCGTGATTAGGAGAGTGGGGTTGTCAAGGTCCTTTTTCTACAGAGGTTATAGCTTACTCTGTCTACAGTCTACagtctttttggtttttgggaaTCAACTCATGTAAGGAGGTTCAAAGGAACTAGACATTATTCAAAGTTGGAAACCACAATTTAGCtcagatttcattttctttatgatTATGGAATGGAATACAGCTTCATACCAAAAGGGTGCTTCGCGTTTTCGTCAATTGCGCCGCcacattttttactatttactatttatgaatgaaaatgTAATTAGTACATTCTATTAGATAAACGCTAAGAATTTTTTAGCTTAATCAGCGCTCTCTagcatttttcatataaataaattgcCACCGTTCAAATTTCCTCAACTCCATTGtagtaattattgaattaaaaaaaaagtcctccTCCTCAGCTATagacttatccaaaaaaaaaaaaaaaaaaaaaaaacatgaagagcttaaaatataaatgcttaTGAAATTATCTAACGGAATAGTTATGTATTTGAAGAGtttttgatactttttttttaaagaagaatacATGGTGGATTGAAAATAGTGACATGacaaataaaattcatgctCTTTCATAAGTTTTGCTTAAACCTAGAAAAATTAGACTCGAATTGAACAAAAATAGGTCAACCTGCACAAGACCTGTTGAAATACCAAGTTAGGTAGGGTTACCTGTACTCAACCTGACTCAATTTGACCTCccctttaaataaaaaagatctttttgcttcttttttatttatttatttatttgaatgtAATATTCAAAGTTTGATGTTCTCTCTTGgtggaaagaaaattataattgGTTTTTTGAGCTATCTTTAGACTTTAATGATATGCAATCTCTTGATTACTCTAAATCAACTTTTAgcatttgaaataaaattcttatttaGCATAGATTTTGTCTTTTACCAAAGAACTAGTATGTAATTTGTGCTTACGCATAGAAATGATGAATTATAGTGGTTCTATTGATATTAGTTTAGGTTATTAACTATATAGGACATTAGTTCGACTAGGACATTTGGAGGCATCGAAATGATTTTCCCTTACAATTTTAATGATATTAGTTACGCGAAGTTTCTCATTACACGATTGTTATGtatacaattttgaaaatcactattggacactacatatacaatattaaTTCACTATCACCTCCATAAAATTCTActaaaaacaacacaaaataaaagaataaattggttcaatagtatctcctaaattaAATGAGGATAGGTGCATGTAATTGTTTAGCTCAATTATAGTTTGTTACATTCAAAATCttcacatacaaaatatctaaatagaaacataataaaaaaaaaaatactcattagttcaaaaaaaaaaaaaaatataacagcaaaaatctaaacaatttaatttgtacgAAAAGCTAACAAAGgcaaaatctaattttgattctaataaaatattctcaaagttttggtgttatatatatattacctaggTTTATCTATATTGGACTCCTTGTTTTCTATActaaattaattcacttggcacaaaaattaacaaaatttagattagatgggacacgtggcacaaaaattaaactctaattgaaatttaatttttacactaaattaactcaattggcaaaataatttaaaagtttagattagatgagatacatagcacaaaattagactctaattgaattccaatttgaaatctaattggattttctctcagctctctctctctctctctctctctctctctctctctctctctctctctctctctatatatatatatatatatatatatatatgtggggacaaagaatttgacaaccccTGCCCACTTCATACTAAGCCCAAGGCCCACATCGAGGAGGAAGAAATGCCCGAGGAGGAACGAAGAAAGCCCACATGGTCTAGAAACATCGCCGAGGACAATCTTGTTCTCGGCCAACCCAGATCCTAGAAGGGAAGAACGGCACGCCATCGAAGGCAGCCTCCCAAAGCGTCCCAAGAAAAAGGACAAATACCGTAGGACAACCATGGGAGCATGGTGTAGGAACaattcaaggagaaactgttacctccgcattaaatgcctaCAACTAACgttttggccgcattaatgaggaaatgacccctgaacagtgcggtCTAGATTGCTGCAACTCATAGAaggtttgggaaggtggctaataggacaagcactcgagtagtgacttgcatgatcaacagatggagggccaagatcgacTGGAAGgggatatataatgtgagaaatcctccAGGAAAAGGGGATCGAGAATTAGAAGGAGAAGACGGTAGCAATTTGCATGATCTTAGAAACCTTTGTAACCAAGCActgaagaaagaataaaaacaataagtTCCTCGGAAGAAATGCCCAAGGACAGAATTTCATACTTTAGCCTATGTCTTTATTATTCAACCCACTCATAACCATGTCTAGTTGTTGTAACCCTTACTAAGGCCTAGCTCTTAaacccattctctataaattttttgtattgggctagttgggcTTGAGTCCACCCATTTAATAGAAAAAGTGCTCAAACtctgtccctacaattggcgccgtctgtgggaagaacttgtgtgttAGTAAGGGCAACAATCAAGCATGGTAGGATCAAGCCCTCATCAAGCAGGCTCCCATCAACCCGAACTGGCTAGATCCTAACAACAGGGTAACTTTCCTAACCCTGAGCGTGATCGAAATGAAGAGAATGGAAGGTTTCGAGAGGGAAGTGTGCACACCACTCAAACAAACCAGCAAAAGCTATTCTCGTGTGGGCAGTCATGTGCTCTAGAGACAAAATAACAGCCGGGCCATGCAACCAGAAGAAGTTAGGAGTCATGTATCCCAGAGACAGAATGATAAGCAGGCCATGCAGTGAGAGATAGACGATTTGAAGAAAAAGCTGCGCCATGCACAACGAAGGCGTTCTCACTTTAGGCCTGACATGCCCTCCGATGATGAAAGTGATGATGACTATAGGCAAAGATCGAGAACTCCTCTAAACGAGACTTTCTCTCACGAAGAAGAGCACCACCGGAGGTGTGAACGTAAAAGCCCATCTCCTAGGGGCTTGGGAAACAATGCCATGAGTAGGGCACTGGATCAACTCTCCAAATCACCTTTCACACACCACATAGAAAGGGCTACACTTCCTCGACGATTCCAGCAGCCAACCTTCGCCATTTATAACGGCAaaacagaccccgtggagcatgtgagccagtttaacTAAAGGATGGCTGTCCGTTCTAAAAACGAGGTACTAATGTGCAAAGTTTTCTCATCTAACTTGGGACCAGTGgtgatgaggtggttcaatggctTAAAGACGAACTTCATAGATTCGTATAGGCAGCTAACCCAAACTTTTGGTTCCCGTTTCATTACAAATAGCAGAGCTTCGTGGCCCTTGAGTGCTTTATTGTTGTTATCCATGCATGATGGAGAAACTctaaaggcctactcggacagatattgggagatgtataatGAAATGGACGACAATTTTGACGATGTcaccatcagcaccttcaaaaaTAGTCTCCTAGTCGAGCACGGCTTGAGGAAGTCTCTGACTGGCAAGCCTGCCACCAGTGTGCGCCAACTGATGGATTAGATCGATAAGTATAAACGAGTAGAGGAGGACCAGCTACAAGGTAAGGGAAAAgagaaggttatccctcaggaaAGGAgagatttcaggtcggaccgataTAATAGCAACTGGCCAAGGAGAGATTTTGTAGGGCAATTCGGAGTAACCAACACACAGACTGTCAATACTGTATTCCGAGAACCAATACATCGGGTGttggagaaaatcaagaacGAGCCGTACTTTAGGTGGCCGAATAAGATGGCTGGAGAGTCCACGAGGCACAATCAGAACttttattgccaataccaccaggACCACGGACATACCACGGAGAACTGCAGGAACCTCTGGAACTATCTGGACCAGctagtccgagaaggaaagctgaGACACCTTCTGCATCATCCCAATGGTCATCAAGGCCAGGCCCATCAAGAACCCCCGAGAGATATTGCCTTAAGGCCACTCGTAGGGACGATCAATGTAATCTTGGCCGCACTAGGAAGAACAGGCATATGCCCTTCACGAGTGTTATTTGTGGCTCAGTGGCCTGCCGAGGAGTCCTAGCCAAAGCCGAAGAGGGCCAAAATGAATTTTCACCCAATCTTGAGTTTTTCAGAAGAAGACAAGATCGGAACCATCCAGCCCCACGACGATGTGCTGTTGATCACTCTCAGAATCGGGGACTACGATGTGAAAAGAGTGATGGTGGATGGTGGCAGTGGGGCCGAGGTTATGTACCTCGACCTCTACAAGGGGCTGAGGTTGAAACCGGAAGATTTGATGCCCTATAACTCTCCTTTGATGAGCTTCGGCGGGAAGCTTGTCATTCCAAAGGGCATGATTAGGCTACCCATCCAGACCGGCCCAGAGATAATGGAGGTGAACTTTATCGTGGCGGACACCTACTCTTCCTATACAACCATCGTCGGTAGGCCTTGGCTCCATACCTTAGGGGTTGTTGCCTCCTCATTGCATCAGAAGGTGAAATTGCCATCAGGGGACCAGGTTCTCGAAATCCATGGTTGCCAATCCACGGCAAGGCAGTGTGTGGTGGCTACCATCTCACATTGGCTCGATGCGAAGTCCTCGGCCTCTgctgaaaagaatttataacaATTAAGGGACCCGGTGTCACCTCCTGATATAGCTACTGAGGAGGCGAAATGCGAAGATCTAGAGGAGGTGGTCATTGGTggtgacccggagaagttctttcggGTAGGGGCTCAGCTGCCTCTTCAAGAGAAGGAGGAGTTGAttgagtttctcaaaaaaaatattgacgtgtttgcatgggatgCCTACGATGCCCCCGGGATTAATCTAGCCTTCATCTGTCACCATCTCAATGTCAACCCGTCTATCACTCCcaagaagcagccaccccgtCGCCCATCAAGAGAGCACGCCGATGCGATTAGGGACGAAGTGATGAAGCTTAAGCGtgcaggggctattaaagaggttttttaccccgaatggttggctaACAACGTGGTGGTCaagaagaaaagtgaaaaatggCGAGTttgtgtagacttcacggacctaaaTAAAGCATGCCCAAAAGACCCGTTCCTcatgcctcggatagaccagCTGGTGGATGCAACAAcaggccatcctcggatgagcttcttagatgTCTTTCAAGActatcatcaaataccactgGCCTTGGAGGATTAGGAGAAGACAGCCTTCGTGACACCTACTGggaactaccattacaaggtaATGTCGTTTGGTCTGAAGAACGTAGGGTCCacttatcaaaggatgatgacaagaatgttCGAGCCGTAGTTGGGCAAGAGCATTGAaatctatgttgatgatatggtggtgaagagtaaagtggtgtccaAGCATTTAGGAGACCTCGGCAGCACCTTTGATGTCTTAAGGAAGCATAAGCTATGCCTAAATGCCTCCAAGTGCTCATTTGGCGTGGGATCAGGCAAGTTTTTAGGCTACATGGTTACTCATAGGGGAATTGAGGTTAACCCCAACTAGATCAAGGCTATAAATGATCTAAAACCACCGCAAAACGCCAAGGAGGTCTAAAAGCTTACTGGAATGATCGCGGCCTTGAATCGATTCATTTCCAGGTCAGTGGATAGATGCAAACCGTTCTATCTtttgatcaacaagtggaaaggatttgagtggTCCGAGGACTGTATTGTGGCCTTCCAGCAACTCAAGGAATACCTATCCCGGCCATCtatcatgtctagccctgaggCCGATGAAGTCCTATACGCATATATTGCTGTGGCCCCACATGCTGTGAGCTTGGTGCTAATACGGGATGACAATGGCCTTCTAAAGCCAGTCTATTACGTGAGTAAGTCGCTGCATGAAGCTGAGGTCAGATACTTACCCTTGGAGAAAGCCATATTGGTTGTGGTCCATGCCACGTgaaagcttccccattatttccaaACCCACACAGTGGTTGTTCTAACCTAACTACCCTTGAAGTCCGTACTTCGGACCGCTGATTACACTGGAAGGATTGCCATATGGAGCACAATTCTGggagcttttgacatcaagtacatgcctcagACCTCCATAAAGGGCCTGGTCCTAGCTGACTTGGTGGCTGAATTTGCTGAACCACCAGTAGAAATAGTAGCAGAGGAGCGCAACAcagatggaaaatcggttggagTAATCTCTATACCCGGACCCCCATGTTGGAAGGTGTACGTTGATGGCACGACAAATCAAAGGGGGTCCGGAGTAGGGCTAGTCCTAGTATCTCCTGAGAAGATTATCATAGAGAAATCCCTGAGACTTGGATTCTCAGCCACGAATAATGAAGCTGAATATGAGGCCTTGTTACAAGGAATGACCATGGTgtagaaaatgggaggaaaaacaGTAGAGATGTTCTCGAACTCGAGATTAGTAGTGGGCCAGGTATAGGGAGAGTTGGAAGCTAGAGATGCAAGGATGCAAGAGTACTTAAGCCAGGTCCAACGCTTGCAGTCAGACTTCGATCTTTTCAGCCTGTCACACGTCTCCAGAAGTGGAAACACTCATGCAGATTCATTGGCCACACTTGCTACCTCCTCGGCAAGGGGTCTACCTCGAG
It encodes the following:
- the LOC126690304 gene encoding uncharacterized protein LOC126690304, translated to MNFHPILSFSEEDKIGTIQPHDDVLLITLRIGDYDVKRVMVDGGSGAEVMYLDLYKGLRLKPEDLMPYNSPLMSFGGKLVIPKGMIRLPIQTGPEIMEVNFIVADTYSSYTTIVGRPWLHTLGVVASSLHQKVKLPSGDQVLEIHATEEAKCEDLEEVVIGGDPEKFFRVGAQLPLQEKEELIEFLKKNIDVFAWDAYDAPGINLAFICHHLNVNPSITPKKQPPRRPSREHADAIRDEVMKLKRAGAIKEVFYPEWLANNVVVKKKSEKWRVCVDFTDLNKACPKDPFLMPRIDQLVDATTGHPRMSFLDVFQDYHQIPLALED